The following are from one region of the Methyloversatilis discipulorum genome:
- the gatB gene encoding Asp-tRNA(Asn)/Glu-tRNA(Gln) amidotransferase subunit GatB produces the protein MSRANWEVVIGLETHTQLNTASKIFSGSSTAFGAAPNAQASPVDLALPGVLPVMNRAAVERAIRFGLAIGATVAPRSVFARKNYFYPDLPKGYQISQYELPVVQGGTLTIRVGEGDKAYEKVVRLTRAHLEEDAGKSLHEDFHGMSGIDLNRAGTPLLEIVSEPDMSSSAEAVAYARALHALVRWVDICDGNMQEGSFRCDANVSVRRPGEPLGTRREIKNLNSFRFLQQAIDYEINWQIEQIEDGHKIQQATVLFDPDTGETRMMRSKEDAHDYRYFPDPDLPPLVIAAEWVDEVRRAMPELPAALAARLQSDCGLSAYDAAGITASRETAQYFTDALAIAGVAQATQLAKPLANWVMGELAARLNREERDIAQSPVSPAQLAGLVARIADNTISNSIAKKVFDAMWNGEGKDADAIIEAQGLKQVTDASAIEPIIDEVLAANPKSVEEYRAGKEKAFNALVGQVMKASRGKASPAQVNELLKKKLGG, from the coding sequence ATGAGCAGAGCGAACTGGGAAGTCGTGATCGGTCTGGAAACACATACCCAGCTGAACACGGCCTCGAAAATCTTCTCCGGCAGCTCGACCGCCTTCGGCGCCGCGCCCAACGCGCAGGCCAGCCCGGTCGACCTGGCGCTGCCCGGCGTGCTGCCGGTGATGAACCGCGCCGCCGTCGAGCGCGCCATCCGCTTCGGCCTCGCCATCGGCGCCACCGTCGCACCGCGCTCGGTGTTCGCGCGCAAGAATTACTTCTACCCCGACCTGCCGAAGGGCTATCAGATCAGCCAGTACGAACTGCCGGTGGTGCAGGGCGGCACGCTGACGATACGTGTCGGCGAGGGTGACAAGGCTTACGAAAAAGTGGTGCGCCTCACCCGCGCCCACCTCGAAGAAGACGCCGGCAAGAGCCTGCACGAGGATTTCCATGGCATGTCGGGCATAGACCTGAACCGCGCCGGCACGCCGCTGCTGGAAATAGTCAGCGAGCCCGACATGTCGTCGAGCGCCGAGGCGGTGGCCTATGCGCGCGCGCTGCATGCGCTGGTGCGCTGGGTAGACATCTGCGACGGCAACATGCAGGAAGGCAGCTTCCGCTGCGACGCCAACGTGAGCGTGCGCCGCCCGGGCGAGCCGCTGGGCACCCGCCGCGAAATCAAGAACCTGAACAGCTTCCGCTTCCTGCAGCAGGCCATCGACTACGAGATCAACTGGCAGATCGAACAGATCGAGGACGGCCACAAGATCCAGCAGGCCACCGTGCTGTTCGACCCCGACACCGGCGAAACCCGCATGATGCGCAGCAAGGAAGACGCGCACGACTACCGCTACTTCCCCGACCCCGACCTGCCGCCGCTGGTGATCGCCGCCGAGTGGGTGGACGAGGTGCGCCGCGCGATGCCCGAACTGCCGGCCGCGCTGGCCGCGCGGCTGCAATCGGACTGCGGCCTGTCCGCCTACGACGCCGCCGGCATCACCGCCAGCCGTGAAACCGCCCAGTACTTCACCGACGCGCTCGCCATCGCCGGCGTTGCCCAGGCCACTCAGTTGGCTAAACCGCTCGCCAACTGGGTCATGGGCGAACTGGCCGCGCGCCTGAACCGCGAAGAGCGCGACATCGCGCAAAGCCCGGTCAGCCCGGCCCAGCTCGCCGGCCTGGTCGCCCGCATCGCCGACAACACGATCTCGAATAGCATTGCCAAGAAGGTGTTCGACGCGATGTGGAACGGCGAAGGCAAGGACGCCGACGCCATCATCGAGGCGCAGGGCCTGAAGCAGGTGACCGACGCCTCGGCCATCGAACCCATCATCGACGAAGTGCTCGCCGCCAACCCGAAATCGGTCGAGGAATACCGCGCCGGCAAGGAAAAGGCCTTCAACGCCCTGGTCGGCCAGGTGATGAAAGCCAGCCGCGGCAAAGCCAGCCCGGCTCAG
- the gatA gene encoding Asp-tRNA(Asn)/Glu-tRNA(Gln) amidotransferase subunit GatA, translated as MSSPETVKSLAAKLAAGEASAVELAQDYLARIRAANAALNAYVELNDEQTLTEARAADALRAEGRAGLLTGVPIAHKDIFCQTGWHARCGSKMLESFAAPYDAGLIERSRAAGLVTLGRTNMDEFAMGSTNESSYYGAVRNPWNTDHVPGGSSGGSAAAIAAGLAPAASGTDTGGSIRQPAAFCGISGIKPTYGIVSRWGMIAYASSLDQGGPMARTAEDCALLLNAFAGFDERDSTSLQRPAEDYTRALAQPLAGLRIGVPKEFFGDGMSADVRAAVEAALATFRTLGAVTVEVSLPRSGMAVPAYYVIAPAEASSNLSRFDGVRYGYRAPEYGNLDDMYAKTRAQGFGAEVKRRILIGTYVLSHGYYDAYYLQAQKVRRLIAEDYEAAFAQCDLIMGPTTPNTAYRIGQNDEDPLAMYLGDIYTTSINLAGLPGMSIPAGFGADGLPVGLQIVGRWFDEARMLGAAHQFQQATDWHLRTPEN; from the coding sequence ATGAGCAGCCCCGAAACCGTGAAGTCGCTGGCCGCGAAGCTGGCGGCAGGCGAAGCGTCGGCCGTCGAGCTGGCGCAGGACTACCTGGCGCGCATCCGCGCCGCCAACGCCGCGCTGAACGCCTATGTCGAACTGAACGACGAACAGACCCTGACCGAAGCCCGCGCCGCCGACGCGCTGCGCGCCGAAGGTCGGGCCGGCCTGCTGACCGGCGTGCCGATCGCGCACAAGGACATCTTCTGCCAGACCGGCTGGCACGCCCGCTGCGGCTCGAAGATGCTGGAAAGCTTCGCCGCGCCCTACGACGCCGGCCTGATCGAGCGCTCGCGCGCCGCCGGCCTGGTCACGCTGGGCCGCACGAATATGGACGAGTTCGCGATGGGCTCGACCAACGAATCGAGCTACTACGGCGCGGTGCGCAACCCGTGGAACACGGATCACGTGCCGGGCGGATCGAGCGGCGGATCGGCCGCGGCCATCGCCGCCGGCCTGGCGCCGGCCGCCAGCGGCACCGACACCGGCGGTTCGATCCGCCAGCCGGCTGCCTTCTGCGGCATCAGCGGCATCAAGCCGACCTACGGCATCGTGTCGCGCTGGGGCATGATCGCCTACGCCTCCAGCCTCGACCAGGGCGGTCCGATGGCGCGCACCGCCGAAGACTGCGCGCTGCTGCTGAACGCCTTCGCCGGCTTCGACGAACGCGACTCGACCAGCCTGCAGCGACCGGCCGAGGACTACACCCGCGCGCTGGCGCAGCCGCTGGCCGGCCTGCGCATCGGCGTACCGAAGGAATTCTTCGGCGACGGCATGTCGGCCGACGTGCGCGCCGCGGTCGAGGCCGCGCTCGCCACCTTCCGCACGCTGGGCGCGGTCACCGTCGAGGTGAGTCTGCCGCGCTCGGGCATGGCGGTGCCGGCCTACTACGTCATCGCGCCGGCGGAAGCCAGCTCCAACCTCAGCCGCTTCGACGGCGTGCGCTACGGTTACCGCGCCCCCGAGTACGGCAACCTCGACGACATGTACGCAAAGACGCGCGCTCAGGGTTTCGGCGCCGAGGTGAAGCGGCGCATCCTGATCGGCACCTATGTGCTGTCGCACGGCTACTACGACGCCTACTACCTGCAGGCGCAGAAGGTGCGCCGGCTGATCGCCGAAGATTACGAAGCGGCCTTCGCGCAGTGCGACCTCATCATGGGGCCGACCACGCCGAACACCGCCTACCGCATCGGCCAGAACGACGAAGACCCGCTGGCGATGTACCTCGGCGACATCTACACCACGTCGATCAATCTGGCCGGCCTGCCGGGCATGAGCATTCCCGCCGGCTTCGGCGCCGACGGCCTGCCGGTCGGCTTGCAGATCGTCGGCCGCTGGTTCGACGAGGCGCGCATGCTGGGCGCCGCCCACCAGTTCCAGCAGGCGACCGACTGGCACCTGCGCACACCGGAGAACTGA